One stretch of Candidatus Binataceae bacterium DNA includes these proteins:
- a CDS encoding tetratricopeptide repeat protein yields MNRISRQRRIVILRDDHVGDPLGAIFFELSSEREDAVVDLIRNYLGPRVRIRKIELMAARVEVEVEVRGFSDEAERLAAAALDLEKKGAPRNALQLYREARELDPLNQVVCYALGSAEARLGHYDEALATLKRARESGPETADILHMLGSVALQLERTASAIIYLERAFELSPSHFGVRRALTELGLKPTPPPRSAAADPLAIPATSDLKLSR; encoded by the coding sequence GTGAACCGCATCAGCCGGCAGCGCCGTATTGTCATTTTGCGCGACGACCACGTCGGCGATCCGCTGGGCGCAATCTTTTTCGAGCTTTCAAGCGAGCGCGAAGATGCGGTGGTCGATCTAATCCGCAATTACCTCGGACCGCGCGTGCGCATCCGCAAAATCGAACTGATGGCGGCGCGGGTCGAGGTCGAAGTCGAAGTGCGCGGGTTCAGCGATGAAGCCGAACGTCTCGCCGCCGCCGCGCTCGATCTGGAAAAGAAGGGGGCGCCGCGCAATGCGCTGCAACTCTATCGGGAGGCGCGCGAACTCGACCCGCTAAATCAGGTGGTGTGCTATGCGCTGGGTTCGGCCGAGGCGCGGCTCGGCCATTACGACGAGGCCCTGGCGACCCTAAAACGCGCCCGGGAGAGCGGTCCTGAAACCGCCGACATCCTCCATATGCTGGGGAGCGTTGCGCTGCAGCTCGAGCGCACCGCCAGTGCGATCATCTACCTGGAGCGGGCGTTCGAGCTGTCGCCGAGCCACTTCGGCGTCCGCCGCGCCCTCACCGAGCTCGGCCTCAAACCGACGCCGCCGCCACGTAGCGCAGCCGCTGATCCGCTAGCGATTCCAGCAACAAGCGATCTTAAGCTCAGCCGATAG
- a CDS encoding deoxyguanosinetriphosphate triphosphohydrolase yields the protein MLRTRTDLEELEGRTLAPYATLARMSRGRRVPEPPHPMRTCFQRDRDRIIHCAAFRRLEYKTQVFVNHEGDYYRTRLTHTLEAAQITRTVAQALGLNRDLAEAVALAHDLGHPPFGHAGEHALNNLMRAHGGFDHNAQSLRTVDWIEVRYPGFRGLNLSYEVREGIIKHSAFKVRAAAQEFEPSRYPGLEAQIVDLADEIAYLTHDADDGVKAGMLTTAELEASRLYCEARRAVAGGVDDARIVRYQTAIKMIDLMVTDFVANIDRELSDRKIDSVEAIQEAGRALAVFSPEMDERVAELKRLMRDRLYRNYRVSRMTAKAGRVLTQLFEAYMSEPRQMPEHVLTRAEREGEPIARVVADYIAGMTDRFALDEYRKLFDPDERV from the coding sequence ATGCTACGGACGCGAACGGATTTGGAGGAGCTGGAAGGGCGCACGCTCGCGCCCTACGCGACGCTCGCGCGCATGAGCCGCGGGCGGCGCGTGCCCGAGCCGCCTCATCCGATGCGCACCTGCTTTCAGCGCGACCGCGACCGCATAATCCACTGCGCGGCTTTCCGGCGCCTCGAATACAAGACCCAGGTCTTCGTCAACCACGAAGGCGATTACTATCGCACGCGCCTGACCCATACGCTGGAGGCGGCGCAGATTACCCGCACGGTGGCGCAGGCGCTCGGACTTAATCGCGACCTGGCGGAGGCCGTCGCGCTGGCCCACGACCTCGGCCATCCGCCTTTCGGGCACGCGGGCGAACACGCGCTCAACAATCTGATGCGCGCGCATGGCGGCTTCGATCACAACGCGCAGAGCCTCAGGACAGTGGATTGGATCGAGGTGCGCTACCCGGGTTTTCGCGGCCTCAACCTCAGCTACGAGGTGCGCGAGGGAATCATTAAGCATTCGGCGTTCAAGGTGCGTGCGGCGGCGCAGGAGTTCGAGCCATCGCGCTACCCGGGGCTCGAGGCGCAAATCGTCGATCTGGCGGACGAAATCGCCTACCTCACGCACGACGCCGATGACGGCGTCAAGGCCGGGATGCTGACGACGGCGGAGCTCGAAGCCTCGCGGCTTTACTGTGAGGCGCGTCGCGCGGTCGCGGGCGGGGTCGACGATGCGCGCATCGTGCGCTATCAGACCGCGATCAAAATGATCGATCTGATGGTCACGGACTTCGTCGCCAATATCGATCGTGAGTTGTCCGATCGCAAAATCGACAGCGTCGAAGCAATTCAGGAGGCGGGGAGGGCGCTCGCCGTCTTCAGCCCGGAGATGGACGAGCGCGTCGCCGAGCTCAAGCGCCTGATGCGCGATCGGCTCTATCGCAATTATCGCGTCAGCCGCATGACCGCCAAGGCGGGCCGCGTCCTCACGCAACTGTTCGAGGCCTACATGTCCGAGCCGCGCCAGATGCCCGAGCATGTGCTGACGCGGGCCGAGCGCGAAGGCGAGCCGATCGCGCGGGTGGTCGCCGACTACATTGCCGGTATGACCGATCGTTTCGCGCTCGATGAATACCGCAAGCTGTTCGATCCCGATGAACGGGTCTGA
- a CDS encoding septal ring lytic transglycosylase RlpA family protein, translated as MRATRISLLWALALTVTTTAFQACSTNRSGSPPLPYPASATSIFGVASWYGPGFAGHRTSSGAVYDPDGMTAASTLFPLGSRIRVTNLGNSRAVEVTINDHGPYVKGRGLDLSHGAARALGMIGEGTARVRIDVLQTPAGGPALGQRYFVQVGAYADAGGAASLRRRLAANYPDVNVIAATVDAGPVYRVQMGAFLERDQAEQRAAALSARGYRAMIITE; from the coding sequence GTGAGGGCGACACGAATCTCTTTGCTTTGGGCGCTGGCGCTGACCGTGACGACTACCGCATTCCAGGCCTGCTCGACGAACCGAAGCGGCTCCCCGCCCCTGCCCTACCCGGCATCTGCGACTTCGATCTTCGGAGTGGCCTCCTGGTACGGACCGGGCTTCGCGGGCCATCGCACCTCCAGCGGCGCGGTTTACGATCCCGATGGGATGACCGCGGCGTCCACGCTCTTTCCGCTCGGCAGCCGCATCCGCGTCACCAACCTTGGCAACAGCCGTGCAGTTGAGGTAACTATCAACGATCACGGTCCTTACGTGAAAGGGCGCGGCCTGGATCTGTCACACGGCGCCGCGCGCGCACTGGGAATGATCGGTGAGGGTACAGCTCGAGTCCGCATAGATGTTCTCCAGACGCCGGCCGGCGGTCCCGCCCTCGGCCAGCGCTACTTCGTTCAGGTCGGCGCATACGCGGACGCCGGAGGTGCGGCAAGTCTGCGCCGGCGGCTCGCCGCGAACTACCCCGATGTCAACGTTATCGCGGCAACCGTCGATGCGGGCCCGGTCTATCGTGTACAGATGGGCGCCTTTCTCGAGCGCGACCAGGCCGAGCAGCGCGCCGCCGCGCTCTCGGCCCGCGGCTATCGCGCGATGATCATTACGGAATGA
- the gnd gene encoding decarboxylating 6-phosphogluconate dehydrogenase, translating into MQLGMIGLGRMGSNMVRRLIAGGHECVVFDVSSKAVSDLAKEKAVGAGALADFAAKLSKPRAVWLMVPAAVVDKTISDLLPHLESGDILIDGGNSYYVDDIRRAEELAAKQLNYVDVGTSGGVWGLERGYCMMIGGGEATVRHLDPIFKTLAPGRGDIPVTPGREKVGGSAEEGYLHCGANGAGHFVKMVHNGIEYGIMAAYAEGLGVLHHANVGKRKQEADAETTPLRDPEHYQYDLNLRDVTEVWRRGSVIASWLLDLTATALAKDPELKEFGGRVSDSGEGRWTIKAAIDEAVPAPVLSTALYSRFDSRGQADFQNKLLSAMRYEFGGHLEKPAGK; encoded by the coding sequence ATGCAGCTCGGAATGATCGGACTCGGCCGGATGGGCTCGAACATGGTGCGGCGGCTGATCGCCGGCGGCCATGAATGTGTGGTGTTTGACGTGTCGTCGAAGGCGGTCAGCGACCTGGCGAAAGAAAAAGCGGTCGGCGCAGGCGCGCTCGCCGACTTTGCCGCGAAGCTCTCGAAGCCCCGAGCGGTGTGGCTGATGGTGCCGGCGGCGGTGGTGGATAAAACGATCAGCGATCTTTTGCCGCATCTGGAGTCCGGCGACATCCTGATCGACGGCGGCAACTCCTACTACGTTGACGACATCCGGCGCGCCGAGGAGCTTGCGGCGAAGCAGTTGAACTACGTCGACGTCGGCACCAGCGGCGGCGTCTGGGGGCTCGAGCGCGGCTACTGCATGATGATCGGCGGCGGCGAGGCGACGGTGCGGCATCTCGATCCGATCTTCAAGACCCTGGCACCCGGCCGGGGCGACATTCCGGTAACGCCGGGACGTGAAAAAGTCGGGGGCAGCGCGGAAGAGGGTTATCTGCACTGCGGCGCCAACGGCGCCGGCCATTTCGTCAAGATGGTCCATAACGGGATCGAATACGGCATCATGGCGGCCTACGCCGAGGGTCTCGGCGTCCTGCACCACGCCAATGTCGGTAAACGCAAGCAGGAGGCCGATGCGGAGACCACGCCGCTGCGTGACCCCGAACACTATCAGTACGATCTGAATTTGCGCGACGTCACGGAGGTGTGGCGGCGCGGGAGCGTGATCGCCTCGTGGCTGCTGGACCTGACGGCGACGGCGCTGGCCAAAGACCCGGAGCTGAAGGAATTCGGCGGCCGCGTCTCAGACTCGGGCGAGGGCCGCTGGACGATCAAGGCGGCGATCGACGAGGCCGTGCCCGCGCCGGTGCTGTCGACGGCGCTTTATTCGCGGTTCGATTCGCGCGGTCAGGCGGACTTTCAGAACAAGTTGTTGTCGGCGATGCGCTATGAGTTCGGCGGCCATCTCGAGAAACCCGCCGGCAAGTAG
- the pgi gene encoding glucose-6-phosphate isomerase translates to MTEVAPLRRRPAWAALKDHYEKLSALHLRQLFSADPDRGLRMTAEAAGVYFDYSKNRISDETLALLIRLAEESGLRERIDAMFRGDKINVTEKRAVLHTALRAPQGASIVVDGCNVVPEVHAVLDRMAAFANRVRSGEWKGHTSKRIRNVINIGIGGSDLGPVMAYEALKHYSDRALTMRFVSNVDGTDFVEATRDLDAAETLFIISSKTFTTLETMTNAQSAREWSLAGLGGDAAAVAKHFVAVSTNAGEVTKFGIDTANMFGFWDWVGGRYSMDSAIGLSTMIAVGPENFRAMLEGFREIDEHFRSTPFAQNLPVLMGLLAIWYNDFFGAATVGVFPYEQYLKRFPAYLQQLTMESNGKHVTLDGSEVDYATGPIYWGEPGTNGQHSFYQLIHQGTRLIPADFIAFNHSLNPLGRHHDMLLANVFAQTEALAFGKTAEQVKAEGTPDWLVPHRVFAGNRPSNTILLERLTPAALGKLVALYEHSVFTQGTIWQIDSFDQWGVELGKVLAQRIIPELEGRAEPALAHDSSTNNLIRRYRKARQD, encoded by the coding sequence ATGACGGAAGTCGCACCGCTGCGCCGCCGCCCGGCGTGGGCCGCGCTCAAAGATCATTATGAGAAGCTCAGCGCGCTCCATCTGCGGCAACTTTTCTCCGCGGATCCGGATCGCGGCCTACGGATGACGGCTGAGGCCGCGGGCGTTTACTTCGACTACTCGAAGAATCGGATTAGCGATGAGACGCTCGCGTTATTGATCAGGTTGGCCGAGGAGTCCGGGCTGCGCGAACGGATCGACGCGATGTTCCGCGGCGACAAGATCAACGTCACCGAAAAGCGTGCGGTTCTGCACACGGCTTTGCGCGCGCCGCAGGGAGCCTCGATTGTCGTGGACGGCTGCAACGTCGTGCCCGAGGTGCACGCTGTGCTCGACCGGATGGCGGCTTTTGCGAACCGCGTCCGTAGCGGCGAGTGGAAGGGTCACACCAGCAAGCGCATCCGCAACGTGATCAATATCGGCATCGGGGGCTCCGACCTCGGGCCGGTGATGGCGTATGAGGCGTTGAAGCATTACAGCGATCGCGCGCTCACGATGCGCTTCGTTTCCAACGTTGACGGCACGGATTTCGTCGAGGCGACGCGCGATCTCGACGCGGCGGAAACGCTCTTCATCATCTCCTCGAAGACCTTCACGACGCTTGAGACGATGACCAACGCGCAGAGCGCGCGTGAATGGTCTCTCGCCGGTCTCGGCGGCGACGCCGCGGCGGTCGCAAAACACTTCGTCGCGGTCTCGACCAATGCCGGCGAGGTCACGAAATTCGGGATCGACACCGCGAACATGTTCGGTTTTTGGGACTGGGTCGGCGGGCGCTATTCGATGGACTCGGCGATCGGGCTGTCGACCATGATCGCGGTTGGGCCTGAGAATTTTCGCGCGATGCTCGAGGGCTTTCGGGAGATTGACGAGCATTTCCGCTCGACGCCGTTCGCGCAAAACCTGCCGGTGCTGATGGGCCTTCTGGCGATCTGGTACAACGACTTTTTTGGCGCGGCGACGGTCGGCGTCTTCCCGTACGAGCAATATCTCAAGCGCTTTCCCGCATACCTCCAGCAGTTAACGATGGAGAGCAACGGCAAGCATGTAACGCTCGACGGTAGTGAGGTTGATTACGCCACCGGACCGATCTACTGGGGCGAACCGGGGACTAACGGGCAGCACTCGTTTTATCAACTGATCCATCAGGGCACGCGGTTGATTCCCGCGGACTTCATCGCCTTCAACCACAGCCTCAATCCCCTGGGCCGGCATCACGATATGCTGCTGGCCAACGTCTTCGCCCAGACGGAGGCGCTGGCCTTCGGCAAAACCGCGGAACAGGTAAAGGCTGAGGGCACGCCGGACTGGCTCGTGCCGCATCGGGTGTTCGCGGGCAACCGGCCCTCCAACACGATTCTGCTTGAGCGGCTGACGCCGGCAGCGCTGGGCAAGCTCGTCGCGCTTTACGAGCATAGCGTGTTTACCCAGGGGACGATCTGGCAGATCGACTCATTCGATCAATGGGGTGTTGAACTCGGCAAGGTGCTGGCCCAGCGCATCATTCCCGAGCTGGAGGGCCGCGCCGAACCGGCGCTCGCCCACGACTCGTCAACCAATAACCTGATTCGGCGTTACCGGAAAGCGCGGCAGGACTGA
- the tal gene encoding transaldolase → MKATESLHNLGQSIWLDNITRNLLTTGTLKKYIDDLSVTGLTSNPTIFDNAIAKSTDYDAAIQQKLGEGKAGEKLFFELALDDLTRAADLFKPVHDRTDGVDGWVSLEVSPLLAYDTAKTIAAAKELHARAGRPNLLIKIPGTEEGLPAIEESIFAGIPINVTLLFSREHYLSAAEAYLRGIERRIEAGLDPSIGSVASLFVSRWDGAVTGKTPETLRDQLGIAIARRTYKAARDLLNSPRWLRVLNLGARPQRVLWASTGTKDPKASDVLYIEALAAPFTVNTMPEATLKAFAEHGKIGALMAADGGDCEQVLAEFGKAGFDIDALGATLQDEGAKAFVKSWNELMERIESKSVTIRKAG, encoded by the coding sequence ATGAAGGCTACGGAATCGCTGCACAACCTGGGTCAAAGCATCTGGCTCGATAATATCACCCGCAACTTGCTGACGACCGGCACGTTGAAAAAATATATTGACGACCTGTCCGTCACCGGACTGACCTCGAATCCGACGATCTTCGACAACGCGATTGCCAAGAGCACGGACTACGACGCGGCGATTCAGCAGAAACTCGGCGAGGGCAAAGCCGGCGAAAAGCTGTTTTTCGAACTGGCGCTTGACGATCTGACGCGCGCCGCGGATCTGTTCAAGCCGGTCCATGACCGCACCGACGGGGTGGACGGCTGGGTCTCGCTCGAAGTCTCGCCGCTACTGGCGTACGACACCGCGAAGACGATCGCTGCGGCCAAGGAGCTGCACGCCCGCGCCGGCCGTCCGAATCTGCTGATCAAGATCCCCGGCACTGAAGAAGGCCTGCCCGCGATCGAAGAGTCGATCTTTGCCGGCATCCCGATCAACGTGACACTGCTCTTCTCGCGCGAGCATTATCTCAGCGCCGCCGAGGCCTACCTGCGCGGGATCGAACGGCGCATCGAGGCCGGACTCGATCCGAGTATCGGCTCGGTCGCCTCCTTGTTCGTGAGCCGCTGGGACGGCGCGGTGACCGGTAAAACGCCGGAGACGCTGCGCGATCAGTTGGGTATCGCGATTGCTCGACGGACCTACAAAGCCGCACGCGACCTGCTCAATTCGCCGCGCTGGCTGCGCGTTTTGAATCTCGGCGCACGCCCGCAGCGCGTTTTGTGGGCCAGCACCGGAACCAAAGATCCGAAGGCCTCTGACGTGCTCTACATCGAGGCGCTCGCCGCGCCCTTCACCGTCAATACGATGCCCGAGGCTACGCTGAAGGCGTTCGCCGAGCATGGCAAAATCGGCGCGCTGATGGCCGCGGACGGCGGTGACTGCGAACAGGTTCTCGCCGAGTTCGGCAAGGCCGGCTTCGATATCGATGCTTTGGGCGCGACGCTGCAGGACGAGGGCGCGAAGGCGTTCGTCAAATCCTGGAATGAACTGATGGAGCGCATCGAGTCGAAGAGCGTCACGATCCGCAAGGCCGGCTGA
- the pgm gene encoding phosphoglucomutase (alpha-D-glucose-1,6-bisphosphate-dependent) — translation MKISPLAGKPAEPSTLVNLPRLITAYYTGRPDLSVAAQRVSFGTSGHRGSSFDNSFNETHILAITQAICDYRQREGIDGPLYLGIDTHALSAPAFASALEVLAANGVAVMIDADDGYTPTPVVSHAILVYNRGRRRGLADGIVVTPSHNPPNSGGFKYNPPHGGPADSAVTQWIEGRANALIEQDLREVTRIPYERALHAATTHRHRYVDEYVGDLESIIDVDAIKHSGLHIGADPLGGASVAYWAAIAERYKLNLEVVNPTVDGTFRFMTVDWDGQIRMDPSSVYAMAGTVKLKDRFDLVFANDADADRHGIVSKRYGLLEPNSYLAVAISYLFANRPRWSKTAGAGKTVVSSGIIDRVVADLGRRLVEVPVGFKWFVDGLVDGSIGFAGEESAGASFLRHDGTVWTTDKDGLVPNLLAAEITARTGRDPGEHYRDLTARFGEPLYARVDAPATAEQKTKLAKLAPEAVNASDLAGEKIIAKLTKAPGNNAAIGGLKVVARSGWFAARPSGTESIYKIYAESFKDRAHLDTILAEAQEIVNRALTGGAGEIGMDGMAARASSS, via the coding sequence ATGAAGATCAGTCCACTGGCGGGGAAGCCCGCCGAACCGTCGACGCTGGTCAACTTGCCGAGGCTGATCACGGCGTACTACACAGGCCGGCCCGATCTCTCCGTGGCGGCGCAGCGCGTGAGTTTCGGGACTTCCGGACATCGCGGGTCGTCGTTCGACAATTCATTTAACGAGACGCACATACTCGCGATCACGCAGGCCATCTGCGATTACCGCCAACGCGAGGGGATCGACGGACCGCTCTACCTCGGCATCGATACGCACGCGCTATCCGCGCCGGCCTTTGCGAGCGCACTGGAGGTACTGGCGGCAAACGGCGTCGCGGTCATGATTGATGCGGACGATGGCTACACGCCGACACCGGTCGTCTCGCACGCGATTCTGGTCTATAACCGCGGCCGCCGACGCGGTCTCGCCGACGGGATTGTCGTGACCCCTTCGCATAACCCGCCGAATTCCGGCGGCTTCAAATACAACCCGCCCCACGGCGGTCCCGCCGACTCCGCAGTCACCCAATGGATCGAGGGGCGCGCCAACGCGCTTATCGAGCAGGACCTTCGCGAAGTCACGAGGATCCCGTACGAGCGCGCGCTGCATGCAGCTACTACTCATCGGCACAGGTATGTCGATGAGTATGTCGGTGACTTGGAATCGATAATCGATGTCGACGCGATCAAGCATAGTGGATTACATATTGGAGCCGACCCGCTCGGCGGCGCCAGCGTCGCCTATTGGGCGGCGATTGCTGAACGTTACAAGCTGAACCTCGAAGTCGTGAACCCGACGGTCGATGGGACCTTCCGCTTCATGACGGTAGATTGGGACGGCCAGATTCGGATGGACCCGTCCTCAGTCTATGCGATGGCGGGCACGGTCAAGCTCAAGGATCGCTTCGATCTGGTCTTCGCGAACGATGCCGACGCTGACCGGCACGGAATCGTCAGCAAACGCTATGGCCTGCTCGAACCGAACAGCTATCTTGCGGTCGCTATCAGCTATCTGTTCGCCAATCGGCCGCGATGGTCCAAGACGGCGGGCGCGGGCAAGACGGTCGTGAGCAGCGGCATAATCGATCGGGTTGTGGCGGACTTAGGTCGGCGACTGGTCGAAGTGCCGGTGGGCTTCAAGTGGTTCGTCGATGGGTTGGTGGACGGATCGATTGGCTTCGCGGGCGAGGAGAGCGCCGGCGCATCTTTTCTGCGGCACGACGGCACCGTCTGGACCACCGACAAAGATGGCCTGGTACCGAACCTGCTGGCGGCGGAGATAACGGCGCGGACCGGACGGGACCCGGGCGAGCATTATCGCGACTTGACGGCGCGTTTCGGCGAGCCGCTTTACGCGCGGGTCGACGCGCCGGCAACCGCTGAACAGAAGACGAAGCTCGCGAAGCTCGCACCCGAGGCGGTTAACGCGTCGGACCTCGCGGGTGAAAAGATCATCGCAAAACTGACCAAGGCTCCAGGCAACAACGCGGCGATTGGCGGGCTCAAAGTCGTTGCGCGCAGCGGATGGTTCGCCGCGCGACCGTCAGGTACGGAGAGCATCTACAAGATCTACGCGGAGAGTTTCAAGGATCGCGCCCATCTCGACACGATCCTCGCTGAGGCCCAGGAAATCGTGAACAGGGCCTTGACTGGCGGCGCCGGAGAGATTGGCATGGATGGTATGGCGGCGCGCGCATCAAGCTCATGA
- a CDS encoding chromate transporter, whose protein sequence is MGAPFAPEIDEPGNRSTASLAHIFWVFFYIGATSFGGGVVAYLREHLVERQQWLDADHFLAALEIAETVPGLISTNVSVIVGSRLRGVMGSIVAVLGMTVPGAVVVFALGILYAHFRKNPDVGAVLAGVAAAAVGLILAVTIQIGYRGLRKRLDLAILIPTFILVGVYHISLIPVLVVLAPIAVQLNRPNGDELAAYHAQQSAYHAQLAEHHDAVAARHAAKPPSGS, encoded by the coding sequence ATGGGTGCGCCGTTCGCTCCTGAAATCGATGAACCGGGGAACCGCTCGACGGCAAGCCTCGCGCATATATTTTGGGTCTTCTTCTATATCGGCGCGACCAGTTTCGGCGGCGGTGTCGTTGCCTATCTGCGCGAGCATCTGGTCGAGCGGCAGCAGTGGCTCGACGCCGATCATTTTCTCGCGGCGCTCGAGATCGCCGAGACCGTCCCCGGCCTCATCTCGACCAATGTCAGCGTGATCGTCGGCAGTCGTTTGCGCGGCGTGATGGGATCAATCGTCGCCGTGCTTGGGATGACCGTGCCGGGGGCAGTCGTGGTCTTTGCTCTCGGTATCCTCTATGCGCATTTCAGGAAAAACCCCGACGTCGGCGCCGTCCTCGCCGGTGTCGCCGCCGCGGCCGTCGGCCTGATCCTCGCCGTGACGATCCAGATCGGTTATCGCGGACTGAGAAAACGGCTGGATTTGGCGATCCTGATTCCAACCTTCATCCTGGTCGGCGTTTACCACATTTCACTCATTCCAGTTCTCGTGGTCCTTGCACCGATCGCAGTCCAACTCAATCGCCCGAACGGCGATGAACTCGCCGCCTATCACGCCCAACAATCGGCCTATCATGCGCAATTGGCGGAACATCACGACGCAGTCGCCGCGCGCCATGCGGCCAAACCACCCTCCGGATCATGA
- a CDS encoding chromate transporter gives MNKLISLVNVFALLSILAVGGGTAVLPQMKHEVVGQHHWQTAEQFTDVYSLGQLAPGPNMNMVTIIGYHVAGPLGALLVLLAFYIPSCTLAFTVGKIWDHFEGSPWRDAVQRGMAPITVGLMLSGVYAIGKTATFNLDASMRRNIVTGAITLAVTAILLLRRINPALLILVGGAVGWLTLRFIS, from the coding sequence ATGAACAAGCTCATCAGCCTGGTGAATGTCTTCGCATTGTTGTCGATTCTGGCGGTCGGCGGCGGCACTGCGGTTTTGCCGCAGATGAAGCATGAGGTAGTCGGGCAGCATCACTGGCAGACCGCCGAGCAATTCACCGACGTCTACAGTTTGGGCCAACTCGCGCCCGGTCCAAACATGAATATGGTGACCATCATCGGTTATCACGTCGCCGGCCCACTCGGCGCCCTCCTGGTGCTGCTCGCCTTCTACATACCCTCGTGCACCCTGGCTTTTACCGTGGGCAAAATCTGGGACCACTTCGAAGGCTCGCCCTGGCGCGACGCCGTGCAGCGCGGGATGGCGCCGATAACCGTGGGCCTGATGCTCTCGGGCGTCTACGCGATCGGCAAAACCGCAACTTTCAACCTCGACGCTTCAATGCGCCGCAATATAGTCACCGGTGCGATCACGCTGGCGGTCACTGCGATCCTGCTGCTCCGCCGGATCAATCCAGCTCTATTGATCCTCGTCGGCGGCGCCGTCGGCTGGCTCACCCTGCGCTTTATCAGCTGA
- a CDS encoding NAD(P)-binding protein, with product MTVIDTDYLIVGAGAAGMAFADALIAECDSDVVMVDRRHCPGGHWNDAYPFVRIHQASANYGVNSRVLGTDSIDRTGPNVGFYERATGVEICDYFQKVLDEALLPSGKVRFFGMCDYVGNWSNEHAFRCRLTGARTAVRVRRKVVDTTYLESSVPATHRPSFEVDPNVHCLPVGALVALAEPPTGYTILGAGKTAMDACNWLLDHGVDPNKIRWIRPRDAWLMDRASLQPRDLVTSTVESFSLGVEALAQAESVDDLWRHLEACGQLNRLDPKVAPTMYRGAILGAAERKGLEQIERVVRLGRVRRLSADRIVLTDGEIPTDRGQVHVDCTAYGFRVAPVRPIFEPRRITIQSLTGGFITFNAALIGFIEATRRDDAEKNRLCPPTSQPSRPIDWMRAFRAELRAVALRSSQADLAAWQERSRLNLTRGVRDHMSDPRMRSALARLAANRELAMKHAEQFLAESSAPS from the coding sequence ATGACCGTAATCGATACCGACTATCTGATCGTTGGTGCGGGTGCGGCCGGGATGGCGTTTGCAGATGCGCTGATCGCTGAGTGCGACAGCGACGTCGTGATGGTGGATCGGCGACACTGCCCGGGCGGTCACTGGAACGACGCATACCCTTTCGTTCGCATCCACCAGGCCTCGGCAAACTACGGTGTTAACTCGCGAGTGCTGGGCACGGACTCAATCGACCGAACCGGACCGAACGTGGGGTTCTACGAGCGAGCGACCGGCGTGGAGATCTGCGACTACTTCCAAAAGGTCCTCGACGAGGCGTTGTTGCCGTCGGGCAAGGTGCGCTTTTTCGGGATGTGCGACTATGTCGGGAACTGGTCGAACGAGCACGCGTTCAGGTGCCGCCTAACCGGCGCCAGAACCGCGGTCCGTGTACGACGCAAGGTAGTGGACACGACCTACCTCGAATCGTCGGTACCTGCGACGCATAGGCCGTCGTTCGAGGTGGACCCGAATGTACATTGCCTTCCTGTCGGCGCACTCGTCGCGCTGGCCGAACCGCCCACCGGCTATACGATCCTCGGCGCCGGCAAGACCGCCATGGACGCCTGCAATTGGTTGCTCGACCATGGTGTCGATCCCAACAAGATCCGTTGGATCAGGCCACGCGATGCCTGGCTGATGGATCGCGCGTCTTTACAGCCGCGCGATCTCGTCACCTCGACGGTCGAAAGTTTCTCGCTCGGAGTCGAGGCCCTCGCGCAGGCCGAGAGCGTCGACGACCTGTGGCGTCACCTCGAAGCTTGCGGTCAACTTAATCGGCTCGACCCGAAGGTCGCCCCAACCATGTACCGTGGCGCCATACTCGGCGCGGCGGAGCGAAAAGGACTAGAGCAGATCGAGAGAGTGGTGCGTCTCGGACGAGTGCGACGCCTAAGTGCTGACCGAATAGTGCTGACTGACGGAGAAATTCCGACCGACCGCGGCCAGGTTCACGTGGACTGCACGGCCTATGGGTTCCGCGTGGCGCCGGTCCGGCCGATCTTCGAACCTCGACGGATCACGATCCAGTCGCTCACGGGCGGCTTCATTACATTTAACGCGGCACTTATCGGATTCATTGAGGCGACCCGGCGCGACGATGCTGAGAAGAACCGGCTCTGCCCGCCAACCTCGCAGCCGAGCCGGCCGATCGATTGGATGCGGGCGTTTCGAGCTGAGCTGCGCGCGGTCGCGCTGCGCTCGTCCCAAGCCGACCTGGCGGCGTGGCAGGAAAGGTCTCGCCTCAACCTCACTCGCGGGGTGCGCGACCACATGAGTGATCCGCGCATGCGGTCGGCACTTGCCCGTTTGGCTGCCAACCGGGAACTGGCCATGAAGCATGCGGAACAATTTCTGGCGGAATCATCGGCGCCGAGCTGA